A single region of the Thermodesulfatator indicus DSM 15286 genome encodes:
- a CDS encoding sensor histidine kinase, translating into MDTGLKINLFLSLVLIASWIYFVIKWRKRPISKETPPPKSSKPESKREISWPKIFDILEEGVVICKKDGSIVFLNPKAYSFLGVGRPNELPNLFDILRDPNIQQAIEKGEGRSFEKELFWPAYRVFKITTLAIDDALRALVFLDLTPFRKLSHIRRDFVAHLAHEFRTPLTAIEGYAEALLEEVPGDMRQDVSIIIKNTKRLSRLLKELQVLSRLELQGIPEEDFEVVDLKEVIQTAIETISIKAQNKKIIVHWKFPEQSVPVWGSFDDLLRAFINLLDNAIKFSPSGKNIWIVLEEKEKEWQVSIKDEGPGIKDYEKERIFERFYRGKDVKEAGTGLGLAIVKHVIQAHKGKIKVESSIGKGSEFIVKLPKHSPPQRKTS; encoded by the coding sequence TTGGATACCGGTTTAAAGATTAATCTATTCCTATCACTGGTTTTAATAGCCAGCTGGATATATTTTGTAATAAAATGGCGCAAAAGGCCTATTTCTAAAGAAACTCCTCCCCCAAAATCAAGTAAGCCTGAGTCCAAAAGAGAAATTTCCTGGCCAAAAATTTTTGATATCCTTGAAGAAGGAGTAGTCATTTGTAAAAAAGATGGTTCTATCGTTTTTTTAAATCCCAAAGCTTATAGTTTTTTAGGTGTTGGACGTCCAAATGAGCTTCCCAATCTTTTTGACATTTTAAGAGATCCAAACATTCAGCAGGCCATTGAAAAAGGAGAAGGGCGTTCTTTTGAAAAAGAACTCTTTTGGCCAGCTTATCGAGTTTTTAAAATTACTACCTTGGCCATAGACGATGCTTTGAGAGCTTTGGTTTTCTTGGATTTAACACCTTTTAGAAAACTTTCTCATATAAGACGAGATTTTGTAGCTCATCTAGCTCACGAATTTCGTACGCCTCTGACGGCTATCGAAGGTTATGCTGAAGCCTTGTTAGAAGAAGTACCTGGAGATATGCGTCAGGATGTGAGCATTATAATAAAAAATACCAAGAGACTTTCTCGTCTTTTAAAGGAGCTCCAAGTTTTGTCTAGGCTTGAGTTGCAGGGCATTCCAGAAGAAGACTTTGAAGTAGTTGATTTAAAAGAAGTTATCCAAACGGCTATAGAAACGATTTCTATAAAGGCTCAAAATAAAAAAATAATTGTACATTGGAAATTTCCTGAACAATCTGTTCCTGTGTGGGGTAGTTTTGACGACCTTTTGCGGGCTTTTATTAATTTGCTTGATAATGCTATAAAGTTTAGCCCTTCTGGTAAGAATATATGGATTGTTTTGGAAGAAAAAGAAAAAGAATGGCAAGTGAGTATAAAAGACGAAGGTCCTGGTATAAAAGACTATGAAAAGGAACGAATTTTTGAACGCTTTTATCGTGGTAAAGATGTTAAAGAAGCAGGAACAGGTCTGGGGCTAGCTATTGTAAAACATGTTATCCAGGCCCATAAAGGGAAAATAAAAGTAGAAAGTAGTATAGGCAAAGGCAGTGAGTTTATTGTTAAGCTCCCCAAACACAGCCCTCCTCAAAGGAAAACGAGTTAA
- a CDS encoding response regulator transcription factor, which translates to MSYILIVEDEQDIARLVARTLEKEGFKTRIASSLAEGQELIDKEIPELVILDLMLPDGNGLELCKYLRFQEKTEIPVMILTAKGEEIDRILGFEMGADDYIVKPFSPKELSLRVKAILKRVKQTEAPSAAITIGPLYIDPNSMKVKIDKEEIKLTRTEFNLLLALAKAKGKVLTREILLEKVWGYTFEGYARTVDTHVRRLRKKLGPCAEMIETVWGIGYRFKD; encoded by the coding sequence ATGTCGTATATACTAATCGTAGAAGACGAACAAGATATTGCAAGATTAGTAGCTCGCACTTTAGAAAAAGAAGGGTTCAAAACCCGTATTGCCTCTTCCCTTGCCGAAGGTCAAGAATTAATCGATAAAGAAATTCCAGAACTAGTAATCCTTGACCTGATGCTTCCTGATGGAAATGGTCTTGAACTCTGTAAGTACCTTCGTTTTCAGGAGAAGACAGAAATTCCCGTTATGATATTAACAGCCAAAGGTGAAGAGATAGATCGCATTCTTGGTTTTGAGATGGGAGCAGACGACTATATTGTGAAACCTTTTAGTCCCAAAGAGTTGTCTTTAAGGGTTAAGGCCATTCTTAAAAGGGTTAAACAAACAGAAGCTCCCTCGGCCGCTATTACTATAGGGCCTCTTTATATAGATCCGAATTCTATGAAAGTAAAAATAGACAAAGAAGAAATAAAACTCACTAGAACTGAATTTAATTTATTATTAGCTTTGGCCAAAGCTAAGGGCAAAGTACTCACTCGAGAGATACTTCTTGAAAAAGTATGGGGCTATACTTTTGAAGGATATGCGCGTACGGTTGATACTCACGTGAGACGCCTTCGCAAAAAACTTGGCCCTTGTGCTGAAATGATAGAAACTGTCTGGGGCATTGGATACCGGTTTAAAGATTAA
- a CDS encoding riboflavin synthase, protein MFTGIVEGLGEIVKIEPLANGKRFFILVPFDISDTKLGDSIAVNGACLTVTSLKGNVFSVDVSPETLRRTTLGNFSTGEKVNLERALRLGDRLGGHLVTGHVDGIGRVLDRRHQGEFIFYKVEVPKKLNRYLVEKGSIAVDGISLTVNQVKENTIELAIIPHTAKLTTIGFRKPGDEVNIEVDIIGKYVERLLKPYNQGSISEEFLKLHGFDING, encoded by the coding sequence ATGTTTACGGGTATTGTAGAAGGCCTAGGAGAAATTGTAAAGATAGAACCCCTGGCTAATGGTAAAAGATTTTTCATTCTAGTCCCATTCGATATTTCCGATACCAAACTTGGTGACAGCATAGCGGTAAATGGGGCCTGTCTTACGGTCACTTCTCTCAAAGGAAATGTCTTTTCGGTAGATGTCTCTCCAGAGACCCTTCGAAGAACCACTTTAGGGAACTTTTCAACAGGGGAAAAAGTCAACCTTGAACGGGCTTTGCGCCTAGGAGATCGCTTGGGAGGACACTTGGTTACGGGCCACGTTGATGGAATAGGCCGAGTGCTTGACCGACGTCATCAAGGAGAGTTCATCTTTTACAAGGTAGAAGTTCCCAAAAAACTTAATCGCTATCTGGTGGAAAAAGGCTCTATAGCTGTTGATGGTATAAGCCTTACGGTGAACCAGGTCAAAGAAAACACAATAGAGCTTGCCATCATTCCCCACACCGCTAAACTTACCACCATTGGTTTTAGAAAACCCGGAGACGAAGTAAACATCGAAGTAGATATAATTGGTAAATATGTGGAAAGACTTTTAAAACCATACAATCAAGGTTCTATTTCTGAAGAATTTCTCAAACTTCACGGTTTTGATATCAATGGATAG
- the scpB gene encoding SMC-Scp complex subunit ScpB, translating into MDRAQLERALEAVFLAAGRVVTIKELLKIFPDANQKELKEALNSLKTFYENRGFVLREVAGGFRFETKEEFAPLLRRLVFGAPPKLSRAALETLAIIAYKQPITKAEIESIRGVDSSGAIKNLMEKGLVKICGRKDVPGKPLLYGTTPKFLEIFGLKDLSELPKMKEIEKMLADE; encoded by the coding sequence ATGGATAGGGCACAGCTTGAAAGAGCGTTAGAGGCAGTTTTTTTGGCCGCTGGCCGAGTGGTCACTATAAAAGAGCTTTTAAAAATTTTTCCTGATGCTAATCAAAAAGAGTTAAAAGAAGCACTAAATTCTTTAAAAACTTTTTATGAAAATAGAGGCTTTGTTCTGCGTGAAGTGGCGGGAGGATTTCGCTTCGAAACAAAAGAAGAGTTCGCTCCCCTCCTTAGACGTTTGGTTTTTGGTGCCCCGCCCAAACTTTCGCGAGCAGCTCTTGAAACCCTGGCTATTATAGCTTATAAGCAGCCAATAACCAAAGCAGAAATTGAAAGCATAAGAGGTGTTGATAGTAGCGGCGCTATAAAAAATCTTATGGAAAAAGGGCTGGTAAAAATTTGTGGCCGAAAAGATGTCCCTGGGAAACCGTTGCTCTATGGCACTACTCCTAAATTTTTAGAAATTTTCGGCCTAAAAGACCTCTCAGAGCTTCCCAAAATGAAAGAAATAGAAAAGATGCTTGCTGATGAGTAG
- the thrC gene encoding threonine synthase, with protein sequence MRYISTRGGINPIPFKETVLMGLAEDGGLILPDNIPQVSANTLYLWRGLSYSELAFEVLSLFADDIPGDDLKNLVEKAYSSFSHPEICPVVKKGDIWILELFHGPTLAFKDIALQFLGNLFEYLLIERKQKMNILGATSGDTGSAAIYGVRGRQNINIFILFPKGRVSPIQELQMTTVPDQNVFCLAIEGTFDDCQYIVKSIFNDLDFKKKYSLGAVNSINWARVLAQVVYYIWAYFRVIESEKVKEVRFSVPTGNFGDIFAGYLAKRIIGKGIERLVLATNENDILTRFVNKGDYSLGQVTSTISPSMDIQIASNFERYLYYLLNEEPSRVREAMEHFSQTGKLAFSAEEIAKVKKDFLSASISQKETLAMIASFYEKTGYVLDPHTAVGVAAGFKFKDERPMIALATAHPAKFPEAVKQAIGREPEKPESLKGLEEKPKRVKVLPAKIEKVKEFVAQNALI encoded by the coding sequence ATGCGATACATAAGTACTAGGGGTGGTATAAACCCTATTCCTTTTAAAGAAACGGTTTTAATGGGGCTTGCTGAAGATGGTGGGCTAATTTTACCAGATAATATCCCTCAAGTATCAGCTAATACCCTGTATTTATGGCGTGGCCTTTCATATTCAGAACTGGCTTTCGAGGTGTTAAGCCTTTTTGCCGATGATATACCTGGTGATGATTTAAAAAACTTGGTTGAAAAGGCCTATTCTTCTTTTTCTCATCCTGAAATTTGTCCGGTGGTAAAAAAAGGTGATATTTGGATACTTGAACTTTTTCACGGGCCAACTCTTGCTTTTAAAGATATTGCTCTACAATTTTTGGGCAATCTCTTTGAGTATTTACTTATTGAACGTAAACAAAAGATGAATATCTTGGGAGCTACTTCTGGAGATACTGGCTCGGCGGCTATTTATGGAGTTAGGGGGCGCCAGAATATAAATATTTTCATTTTGTTTCCTAAAGGACGTGTTTCACCTATACAAGAATTGCAGATGACTACGGTGCCAGATCAAAATGTTTTTTGCCTGGCTATTGAGGGCACTTTTGATGATTGTCAGTATATTGTCAAAAGTATTTTTAATGATCTTGATTTCAAAAAGAAATATTCTCTCGGAGCTGTTAACTCTATAAACTGGGCTAGGGTTTTGGCTCAAGTTGTTTATTATATTTGGGCCTATTTTAGGGTCATTGAAAGCGAAAAAGTGAAGGAAGTTAGATTTTCTGTTCCTACAGGGAACTTTGGTGATATTTTTGCAGGGTATCTCGCCAAACGCATAATAGGCAAAGGTATAGAACGCTTGGTTTTAGCCACTAATGAAAACGATATTTTGACCCGCTTTGTGAATAAGGGAGATTATTCTCTTGGCCAGGTAACTTCTACCATCAGCCCTTCCATGGATATTCAGATTGCCAGTAATTTTGAACGCTATCTTTATTATCTTTTAAATGAAGAACCATCTCGCGTGCGCGAAGCCATGGAACATTTTTCTCAAACAGGCAAATTGGCTTTTTCTGCAGAAGAAATTGCCAAGGTAAAAAAAGATTTCCTTTCAGCCTCTATTAGTCAAAAAGAAACCTTGGCAATGATTGCTTCTTTTTATGAAAAAACTGGCTACGTACTCGACCCTCACACGGCTGTTGGGGTAGCGGCAGGTTTTAAATTTAAAGACGAACGACCAATGATAGCCTTGGCCACGGCCCATCCTGCTAAATTCCCTGAGGCTGTAAAACAAGCTATAGGGCGTGAACCCGAAAAGCCTGAATCTCTCAAAGGGCTCGAAGAAAAGCCTAAGCGGGTTAAAGTTTTACCTGCGAAGATTGAAAAAGTAAAAGAATTTGTAGCCCAAAATGCTTTAATTTAA
- a CDS encoding dissimilatory sulfite reductase D family protein: MDIEEVKQKILEFMEKKAKSKSKIYLKDMQRAIPDAKPMLIKKAANQLVQEGKLEYFSTGSTVMYSLPGQDLEKGMTQE; this comes from the coding sequence ATGGATATAGAAGAAGTCAAACAAAAGATTTTGGAATTTATGGAGAAAAAAGCCAAAAGTAAGTCTAAAATTTATCTTAAGGATATGCAGAGGGCTATTCCGGATGCTAAGCCCATGCTTATCAAGAAGGCAGCCAATCAGTTGGTACAAGAAGGCAAGTTAGAGTATTTTTCTACCGGTTCTACGGTGATGTACAGCTTACCTGGGCAAGACCTTGAAAAGGGTATGACCCAGGAATAA
- the dsrB gene encoding dissimilatory-type sulfite reductase subunit beta: protein MENRITDIGPPYYAQFFPPVIKKNYGKWKSHEIIEPGVLKYISETGDVVYVVRVGTPRLVTTDYIREVCEIADKYCDGYVRWTTRNNIEFHVTDEEKLRALKEDLKSRKHPGGSYKFPIGGTGAGVTNIVHTQGWVHCHTPAIDASGIVKAVMDDLIDYFQSMTLPAQVRIALACCLNMCGAVHCSDIAILGIHRKPPLIEDDRLEYVCEIPLVLASCPTGAIKPATVEIDGKKKKTVRVQESRCMFCGNCYTMCPAMPIADGEGDGVAILVGGKISNRVSAPKFSKLVIPYIPNEPPRWETTVKWVRKILETYAKHARKYERVGEWAERIGWERFFELCEIPFSPKTMDDYRLAYDTYRTSMHFRFTSHVDIK, encoded by the coding sequence ATGGAGAACCGTATCACTGATATTGGTCCTCCATATTATGCCCAGTTTTTTCCTCCCGTTATCAAAAAGAACTATGGTAAGTGGAAGTCCCACGAAATTATAGAACCTGGTGTGTTGAAATATATCAGTGAAACAGGTGATGTAGTTTATGTAGTTAGAGTAGGAACACCTCGTTTGGTTACCACTGACTATATTCGTGAAGTTTGCGAAATTGCCGATAAGTACTGTGACGGTTATGTCCGCTGGACTACCCGTAATAATATTGAATTTCACGTAACTGACGAGGAAAAATTAAGGGCCCTTAAAGAAGACCTTAAAAGCCGCAAACATCCTGGTGGTTCTTATAAGTTTCCTATAGGTGGAACTGGAGCTGGGGTAACTAACATCGTGCATACTCAGGGTTGGGTTCATTGTCATACCCCAGCTATTGACGCCTCTGGTATTGTTAAGGCGGTTATGGACGATTTGATTGATTATTTCCAGAGCATGACTCTTCCGGCTCAGGTTCGTATTGCTTTGGCTTGCTGCTTGAATATGTGTGGTGCGGTTCACTGCTCTGACATCGCTATTCTTGGTATTCACCGTAAGCCCCCTCTAATTGAAGATGACCGTCTAGAATATGTTTGTGAGATTCCGCTGGTTCTCGCTTCCTGTCCTACGGGTGCTATTAAGCCTGCTACCGTAGAAATTGACGGCAAAAAGAAAAAGACTGTCCGTGTACAGGAAAGTCGTTGTATGTTCTGTGGTAACTGCTATACCATGTGTCCAGCCATGCCTATTGCTGATGGTGAGGGTGACGGTGTAGCTATTCTGGTGGGTGGAAAGATTTCTAACCGTGTTTCTGCTCCGAAATTCTCTAAACTGGTTATTCCTTATATTCCTAACGAGCCTCCTCGTTGGGAAACTACTGTTAAGTGGGTCCGTAAAATCCTTGAAACCTATGCTAAACACGCCCGTAAATATGAGCGTGTTGGTGAATGGGCTGAACGTATTGGCTGGGAACGCTTCTTTGAACTCTGTGAAATTCCATTCTCTCCTAAGACTATGGACGATTATCGCTTGGCTTATGATACTTACAGGACTTCTATGCACTTTAGGTTCACCAGCCATGTGGATATTAAGTAG
- the dsrA gene encoding dissimilatory-type sulfite reductase subunit alpha: protein MSEIKKHDTPMMEELKKGPFPSFVDDIEQYGEKHKKQACFDLLGQLELSYKHKETHWKHGGIVGVFGYGGGVIGRYSDQQDKFPAIWAFHTIRVNQPASKFYHTSALRKLCEMWDHRGSGMTNFHGSTGDIILLGTVTEQLEPVFFDLTHQLKMDLGGSGSNLRTPACCIGKARCEWSCIDTQELCYDLTMTYQDELHRPAFPYKFKFKISGCPNDCVASIARADFSIIGTWIDDIRIDQEAVKAYVGGELKPNAGAHAGRDWGKFDIQKEVIDLCPTQCMYWDGEKLYINNKECNRCMHCINVMPEALRPGTDTGATILMGAKAPILEGAQLSTVMVPFIRLEPPYDELKEIIENVWMFWMEEGKNRERLGELMQRVGLANFVETVKLKHVPQMVKEPRSNPYVFWKEEEVEGGWKRDIKEYRERHPA, encoded by the coding sequence ATGTCGGAAATTAAAAAACATGACACCCCGATGATGGAAGAACTTAAGAAAGGTCCCTTCCCGAGCTTTGTGGATGACATTGAGCAGTACGGTGAGAAACACAAGAAACAGGCTTGTTTTGATCTTTTGGGGCAGCTTGAGCTTTCGTACAAGCACAAGGAGACCCACTGGAAACACGGCGGTATTGTCGGCGTTTTTGGTTACGGTGGTGGTGTAATTGGTCGTTATTCTGACCAGCAGGATAAATTTCCTGCTATCTGGGCTTTTCATACTATCCGTGTTAATCAGCCGGCCTCTAAGTTTTATCATACTTCTGCTTTACGCAAACTTTGTGAAATGTGGGATCACCGCGGTAGCGGGATGACCAACTTTCACGGTTCTACCGGTGACATTATTTTGCTTGGAACGGTAACCGAACAATTAGAGCCTGTATTTTTTGACCTTACTCATCAGCTAAAGATGGACTTGGGTGGGTCTGGTTCTAACTTGCGTACTCCTGCTTGCTGTATAGGTAAGGCCCGCTGCGAATGGAGCTGCATTGATACGCAAGAACTTTGTTATGATCTAACCATGACCTATCAGGATGAGCTCCATCGTCCGGCTTTTCCATATAAATTCAAGTTTAAGATTTCTGGTTGCCCCAACGATTGCGTAGCTTCTATTGCCCGTGCTGACTTTTCAATTATCGGTACCTGGATCGACGATATTCGTATTGATCAGGAAGCCGTAAAGGCTTATGTAGGTGGTGAGCTTAAGCCCAATGCCGGTGCCCATGCGGGCCGTGATTGGGGTAAGTTTGACATTCAGAAAGAAGTTATTGATCTTTGTCCTACCCAGTGCATGTATTGGGATGGCGAAAAACTTTATATAAACAATAAAGAATGTAACCGTTGTATGCATTGTATAAATGTAATGCCTGAGGCCCTTCGCCCTGGCACTGATACAGGGGCTACTATTCTTATGGGAGCTAAAGCTCCGATTCTTGAAGGTGCTCAGCTTTCTACGGTTATGGTACCTTTCATTCGCCTTGAGCCTCCTTATGATGAACTCAAAGAGATCATTGAAAATGTCTGGATGTTCTGGATGGAAGAAGGTAAAAACCGTGAACGTCTGGGTGAATTGATGCAGCGTGTTGGTTTAGCGAACTTTGTAGAAACCGTGAAATTAAAGCATGTACCTCAGATGGTGAAAGAGCCTCGTTCTAACCCATACGTTTTCTGGAAAGAAGAAGAGGTTGAAGGTGGTTGGAAACGCGATATTAAAGAATATCGTGAGCGTCACCCTGCTTAG
- a CDS encoding HDOD domain-containing protein — MEKDRLAELTKRLEKLPTLPQTSQKVLSAIEKDASAKELEKIIYEDQALAAKILKIANSPLYAAASGETKSLKMAIVRLGFGEVRNIVLASALSYILKPSATFKKFDMLRLWTHAIGTARAAFLLGEQENSDAEMLYSLGLLHDIGRLVEAVFLPDYFLKILAIQEAKSCSFYEAEKEVGIFHNEIGSYVAQKWRFSEDFVRAIKNHHQPVQNGKVDKISAFIFKADIVARAAGFVPEEDYNKLPKWPKALPLNKKELTKVILALKKEREDLLQAWHPIISS; from the coding sequence ATGGAAAAAGATCGGTTGGCAGAACTAACGAAAAGGCTTGAGAAGCTTCCCACGCTGCCTCAAACTAGTCAAAAAGTTCTCAGTGCCATTGAAAAAGACGCTTCGGCCAAAGAGCTTGAAAAAATCATATATGAAGATCAGGCCTTAGCGGCTAAAATATTAAAAATTGCTAATTCCCCCCTTTATGCGGCAGCCAGTGGAGAAACTAAAAGTCTAAAAATGGCTATTGTTCGCTTGGGTTTTGGAGAGGTGCGCAATATAGTTTTAGCCAGTGCTTTAAGTTATATTCTTAAACCTTCGGCAACTTTCAAAAAATTTGATATGCTCCGTCTTTGGACACATGCCATTGGTACCGCCAGAGCCGCTTTTCTTTTAGGGGAACAGGAAAATAGCGACGCGGAAATGCTATATTCTTTAGGGCTACTACATGATATCGGCCGTTTGGTAGAGGCTGTGTTCTTGCCTGATTATTTCCTAAAAATTCTGGCTATTCAAGAGGCTAAGAGTTGTTCGTTTTACGAAGCGGAAAAAGAAGTAGGAATTTTCCATAACGAGATAGGTAGTTATGTAGCGCAAAAATGGCGTTTTTCCGAAGATTTTGTAAGAGCAATAAAAAATCATCATCAACCAGTTCAGAATGGAAAGGTAGACAAAATATCTGCTTTCATATTTAAAGCAGATATTGTGGCTAGAGCGGCCGGATTTGTCCCAGAAGAAGATTACAATAAACTTCCTAAGTGGCCCAAAGCCCTTCCTCTTAATAAAAAAGAATTAACCAAAGTTATTTTGGCCTTAAAAAAAGAAAGAGAAGATCTACTTCAAGCCTGGCACCCAATTATTTCTTCTTAG
- a CDS encoding roadblock/LC7 domain-containing protein, with the protein MMTMMVLTSKRVNKLKGVLEEQLLSIGVNLAILIDEAGNVIASSGEENGIDTTSLAALAAANFGATAQIAKLLGEEDFSILYHKGKKDNIHFSRIGKEFILVTVFTDETPLGLVRLRVNQISQELLNLLEEED; encoded by the coding sequence ATGATGACGATGATGGTTCTTACTTCAAAAAGGGTAAATAAGTTAAAAGGTGTATTAGAAGAACAGTTATTATCTATTGGGGTTAATTTAGCCATCCTGATAGATGAAGCCGGTAATGTAATCGCCTCTTCGGGAGAAGAAAACGGAATAGATACAACTTCACTAGCGGCTTTGGCGGCAGCTAACTTTGGAGCCACTGCTCAAATAGCTAAATTACTAGGAGAGGAAGATTTTTCCATTCTTTATCACAAAGGTAAAAAAGACAACATTCATTTCAGCCGCATCGGAAAAGAGTTTATATTGGTAACCGTATTCACCGATGAAACTCCGTTGGGGCTGGTTCGTTTAAGAGTAAATCAAATTTCTCAAGAACTACTTAATTTATTAGAAGAGGAAGACTAA
- a CDS encoding GTP-binding protein, with the protein MALIDLHKREIHCKIVYYGPGRCGKTTNLFYIYNAISEKYRGKLLTIETKGDRTLFFDLLPINLGKIHGLDIRIQLYTVPGQAHYRATRKLVLKGVDGIVFVADSLRKRREKNIQSLLDLKNNLKEYGLSLEEIPLVFQYNKRDLVAANIPLLTIEELESDLNQELKVPYFEAAAVKGIGVFETLREISKRTVKYVARKYIFAQKTAKAQGGIL; encoded by the coding sequence ATGGCTTTAATAGATCTACACAAAAGAGAAATACATTGCAAAATCGTTTACTACGGTCCGGGACGCTGTGGAAAAACGACTAATCTTTTCTACATTTACAACGCTATCTCGGAAAAATATCGTGGTAAACTTTTAACTATAGAAACTAAAGGTGATCGAACTCTATTCTTTGATCTTTTACCAATTAATTTAGGTAAAATACATGGGCTTGATATAAGGATACAGCTTTATACAGTTCCTGGTCAAGCTCATTATAGAGCAACCCGAAAATTAGTCTTAAAAGGCGTTGATGGTATTGTATTTGTTGCTGATTCTTTGAGAAAAAGACGCGAAAAAAATATTCAAAGTTTATTAGATTTAAAAAACAATCTTAAAGAATATGGCTTGAGTTTAGAAGAAATTCCCCTTGTTTTTCAATATAATAAAAGGGACTTAGTTGCTGCTAATATACCGCTTTTAACTATAGAAGAACTAGAAAGTGATCTTAATCAAGAATTGAAAGTTCCTTATTTTGAAGCCGCTGCAGTCAAAGGAATCGGGGTTTTTGAAACACTAAGAGAAATTAGCAAACGCACTGTTAAATATGTAGCACGCAAATATATTTTCGCCCAAAAAACAGCCAAAGCCCAAGGAGGCATTTTATGA